The Effusibacillus pohliae DSM 22757 genomic interval TCATCGGAGCCGCAAGGCCGCAAGAGAGGCAGGGCTTGCGGTGATTCGGGACTAAAAACATCTCGCCGATTTCTTCCGCCGTGATATCAAACCGGTTCGTGACAATCTGGATGACATGGCCCTGTGAGTCCACTGCCTCCACCAGACGCAGCAGATGCTTCATTTGATTTTGAGGGGTTCCCAAAAGAATGATCGAGTCCGAGAGAATCTGTTCATGCTCGACAAGACGGTGATCGACGAGCTCAAACACGGCATTCTCTTTGAGGCGGGTTACAAAGAAAATCCCCCGTTCGCAGTACCCGTCAAACTTCTTATAGTCCACGTATCCTCGGTCGAATACATACATCGCTCCCGACTCGTCAATCAGTTCATCCATTTGTGTACGGTCATGCCGCTTTGCTGGGGTAAGGGCCACTTTATCCGGAGCTACATCATCCTGACTGGCAAATACAAGGCGCAGATGCATTTTGATGCCTGCCTTGGTTTCCCGGAAGACCGCCCACTTGTATTTCTGCAAGCAGAGACTGATGGTTGAGGAATCCACGATGTTTAAGCGACGACGCAGGCTGGTGGGGTTCGATCGAGTATGTACCAACGCTGTCAGATCATAGAAAATTCCAGCGAGCAGTCCAGGATCCACTTGCCTGTGTCTCCGGGAGAGTTGGGCGGCGCTGATCGACTCCAATCCCAAAGCTTGTTGAAACTCTTCCTGCACCAGGTCATCGGCGATCGCTCGAAGTCCTTCCCGTTTTTGCTGCACCGCATGCAGAAACAACAGGATGTAGGCCTTGGTGGTCAATTTTTTCACGTATTTGTCTTGTTTGGCTGCATCAATTTTTTCTTGCAGTTTGATTCGATTAAGAGGTTCGACCCATTTACCAAATGCCGAAAATAAGGTATCCTTGTCCATGCTCGAATCCTTTCAATGGATTTGGACAGGATCTACCTGTACGTTCCATTGTAAAGGATTTTTTTGGTTCGATCGACGAAAAGAATAGCTCTCGAAATAGTCCGTCAAAATTTATACAACGCTAGTGTAGAAGGTAAATGGCAGGTGGCCCCCTCTGCATCCTGTCACACTTGCATGAGATAGTCCTGCCGGGCATCAAGGAAGAAGTGGTTGAAAAAGTTGAGGGAAAATACAAAAACCTGATTTTTTTCGAAAAATAACTTGAAAGAGAGATTTAGTATATGATAATATCGAATTACCGGAAAATCTATTTAGATCTTTTTTGGCTTACAAACTTTTGGCGGAGAACAGGAGATGTCCAAAAGTGTGCGCTTCTTTATCGTTGCGTACCTTTTGGACACTTTTTTCTTCGGATTAAAGTAGGGGGGGTCTTCTTCAGGTTTAGGAAACAGACAATAAAGTGGTTGATTAATAATGATTTTAGCCGAATATTTTCGAATAGGGGAGATAGTTGATGGAGAAAAAATGGACGAAAAAGTTGTTGATTCCCTCTTTGGTTTCGATCATGGCTTTAGTAAGCGCCTGTGGCGGAGGGGGAGGCACAGCAAACTCCGGTACTCCTGCAGCAGGTACTGGAAGTGGACAGGCGGCGGACTACGACAAGCTGACTTCTGAGCAATTGGCAGAAAAAATCAAATCTGAAGGGTCGATCGTAAGTTACGGAATGCCAGACACTTGGGCTAACCTGGGGGAAATCTGGAAAGGTTTCACAACGAAATATGGCATTTCCCATACGGATACAGATATGTCCAGTGCTGAAGAATTGGCCAAGTTTGAGGCTGAAAAAGACAAGCCTGTTGCCGATGTTGGTGATGTTGGAATCACGTTTGGTCCTCAAGGAAAAGAAAGAGGAGTCTTGATGGCCCACAAAAACAAGTACTGGAACGAGATTCCGGATTGGGCAAAAGATCCAGATGGGTATTGGGCTGCTGAGTATACCGGTACAATCGCGTTTCTGGTAAACACAAAAAAGGTAAAAAATGTTCCAAAAACCTTTGACGACCTGCTGAAACCGGAGTACAAAGGAATGGTTTCCATTGATGATCCAACCCGATCCGCACAGGCAAAAGCCGGCGTGTTGGCAGCGGCTTTTGCCCATGGTGGAAATGAGTCCAATATTCAGCCGGGTATCGATTTCTTCAAAAAATTATTCAAAGCAGGTAACTATAAACCGCTTGAAGTAAATATTGCAAATATACAAAAAGGCGAAATCGGCATCGGAATCGTTTGGGATTTCAATGCACTGAACTGGAAAGACCAATTAAAAATGGATGAGATTACGGTTGTCATTCCAAGTGATGGAACCGTAAGCATTCCTTACGTCGCTGTAATTAACAAATACGCACCACACCCGTATACCGCAAAAGCATTTAACGATTATCTTTTCAGTGATGAAGCACAAATCGCTTATGCAAAAGGTTTCGCACGCCCGATCCGTAACGTAAGACTTCCTGACGACGTAGCAAAAAAACTGCTTCCAGCTGAAGCTTATGCATCCGCAAAAAACTTAAAAGACTTCAAAAAATGGGATGAGACTGCTTCCAAAACCCTACCTAGTTTGTGGGAAGAACAGGTTCTTCCGGAGCAGAAATAAGATATGGAAAGAAGGAACAGAAATCGGTTATGAAAAGAAAAAGCCTACTCTTGTGCGTGCTTCTGTTGCTTCCTTCGATACTCTTTTTATTTGCCTTTGAGGTATTGCCTGCACTTAACCTCCTTGCTAGTAGTTTTACTGGCAAGGAGGGGGGCTTTACCCTCGAACATTATCAAAAGGTTCTTTTCAGCAAGTTCTATATCCAGTCGATGAAAAACAGCTTGGTGCTTTCTTTGTTCTCATCATTTGTTGGTCTTTTGATCGGAACTCTTACTGCATACGGTATGTTCCGAAGTGGAGAAAATGTTCGTAAATGGATTACCACTTTTATCAGTATTACGGTTAACTTTGCCGGAGTTCCGCTTGCTTTTGCCTTTATGGTGATTTTGGGGAGTAATGGTATCGTAACGATCCTTTTTTCCCGGTTGTTTGGAATCAATATTTACGATACCGGGTTCACCCTGTATGGCAGTGTCGGTCTTTCTTTAGCGTACGTTTATTTTCAAATTCCTCTGGCAACGTTGTTGATGTTCCCGGCCTTTTTCGCTATCAGAAAGGAATGGGAAGAAGCGGCATTGATTCTGGGGGCTGGTCCTGCGCAGTTCTGGTGGAAAATTGGTTTGCCACTGATTACACCCGCTCTGCTGGGAACGGCAGGCATCCTGTTTGCCAACGCCATGGGTGCCTATGCAACCGCCTATGCGTTAACAACTGGTATCTTTAACATATTGCCGCTGCGACTTTCCCGTCTGATTGCAGGCGAAGTAAGCTATGAACCACAGTTGGCCAGTGCCATTGCAATTATCCTGGCATTTATCATGATCGGCGGTTTGTGGCTGAATCAGTGGATGTTGAAGCGGTATAAGGGGACAGGAGCATGAGTCGAAAAATCTTAATCGCGCTTATTTACGTTGTGGTGTTAACCTACTTGGGGATGCCAATTCTAGCCACTTTACTGTTTTCAATTGCCGATAAATGGGATGAGACGGTTTTGCCTACGACTTATACCCTACACTGGTATTCCTTAATGTTTAGCGATCCGGAAGTTTTGGCTGCTATCGGACGTTCACTACTGGTTGCCGGAGCGACTGTGTTGCTGAATCTGGTTCTGTTTGTTCCAACGTTCTTGATGATTAGTTTATTTATGCCCAGTGTACAGGGAGTCATGCGTTTACTCGCCATGCTTCCGTTTGCTCTACCGGGCGTGATATTGGCGGTAGGTTTAATCCAAATTTATTCCAAAGGCATCTTGCCCATTGCGGGAACATTTTGGATCCTGCTTTTTTCCTATATGGTGGCATGTCTACCGTATATGTTTAATGCTGTGATCAATAGTATTCAGGCGATTGACGGTAAACGCTTGCTGGAGGCTGCACAAACTCTGGGTGCCCCGCTGCCCAAGATCTTTACACAGGTTTTAATTCCTAACATTCTACCAGGGATCATCAACGGAAGTATTTTGACTTTCTCGGTAGCGCTCGGAGAGTTTGTGCTCGCCAACATGTTAGTCGGAGGTCAATTTCCGACCCTCCAGGTTATTTTGGAAAAGGCATCCCATAAAGATGGACATCTATCAAGCTCAATCGTTATTCTCTATTTTCTAATCGTAAGTATGGCATCGTTGGTACTGCTTTGGCTCATGGAAAAAGTATTCAACCGTCAAGCGGACAGTACCGGATACACGTCAAGTAACAAGGAGGGCTAACATGGCATATGTTGAATTAAAACAACTTAGTAAATCATACAAAAATCAGCATATTGTGAAAGGGGTTACTCTTTCAATAAACAAAGGGGAATTCCTTACACTTCTCGGCCCTTCCGGCTGTGGAAAAACAACGACATTGCGGATGATTGCTGGGTTAGAGGATGCAGATGCAGGTGAAATCTGGATTGCTGGAAAGAATGTAACCACTCTGTCGGCAAACGAACGAAAAATCGGCATGGTATTCCAATCCTATGCCTTGTTCCCTAATATGACTGCTTTGAACAATGTTATGTTCGGATTACGTATGCAAAAGGTGGACAAAGCAACAGCTCGCGAAAGGTCGATTAATTTGTTGCATCGGTTGGGATTGGAAGGACAGGAAAACAAACTTCCAAACCAGTTGTCAGGAGGACAACAGCAACGGGTAGCCTTGGCACGAGCACTCGTCGTCGAACCGGAAGTATTGCTCTTAGATGAGCCGTTTAGTGCACTGGATGCAAAAATAAGAGAATCTTTACGTGATCTATTAAAGGAATTACAGCGGGATCTCGGGATTACGACCATCTTTGTCACTCACGATCAAGACGAGGCGTTGGCGTTATCTGATCGGATCGCCGTCATGGAAAAGGGGGAGATTGTACAGTTGGACAAACCGGCAAAGATCTACAGCCAGCCAGCATCACGTTTTGTCGCAGAGTTTGTCGGTACTTTTAATTTTATCGACGCGTATGCGGTGGAAAGCAGAAAAATAAAATTTGGGAAATTCATACTGGAGAGTGCGGAAGATGTACGAATCGGACCGGTTACGATTGGTATCCGTCCGGAAAGTCTCAAAATGACAAGTGACAACTATTCATCCAACTTTCTTGAAGGCCGGTTGACAGGCATCAGCCTCCGTGGAAATGTCGTACGTTTGAAATGTGACGTTGAATCTAAAGAGTTTATCATCGACGTATTGAATGATGAAGATACTCTGGAACTAAAAATTGGTGAATCGATTCGTTTTTATGTGAACAAGGAAGCGCTTGTATTTTTTTCTTAAGTTCAGGGGCAAGATAAATAGTCTCTGATTTACGGGAGTCACGTTTGGACAGGTGAAGGGAAAAAGTTGAGGACAGGAAACGGGAGATGTGGCCTTACAAAATATAGTGATTTGGGGGAGAGAAAAGCGTGGGGAAGTGGCCGATGATTATTGCACATCGGGGTGCCTCAGTCGATGCTCCAGAAAACACGTTGGCTGCCTTTAAACTTGCAATTGAACAGGGAGCGCAGGGTGTTGAATTTGACGTGCATTTGACATCTGACAAAAAATTGTGTGTCATACATGATCATACATTGGAGCGTACAACCAACCTAACCGGTCCAGTTTTCGCAAAAACGATGAACGAACTGCAAAATGCGGATGCCGGGAGTTGGAAGCACCCGCGGTTTAGGGGGGAAAAAGTACCGGAGATGGAGGAAGTACTTTCCCTATATACGGAAGGCACTTTTGTTAATCTAGAGATAAAAAACGGCCCCATATTTTATGAGGGGATTGCCAAGATTGTTTCCGAAAAGATTCTCCCGTGGAAAAACAATCTTCGTTTCCTGATCTCTTCCTTTGACCATAAAGTGCTGGAGGAGGTGTATCGTGCGGACCCTACGCTCCCGCTCGGGATCTTGTTTGAAGCGAGGCTTTACAATTTACTCAGCTATATACGATCGCTTCCTTTTCCCGTATACTCCTGCAATGTTTGGCACCATTACGTAACACCTGCGTTTGTTGATGCTCTGCATCGAGAAGGAATCGCCGTGTACACCTATACGGTAGATAAAATGGAGGATGTCGAGCGGATGGCAAGTGCAGGTGTTGATGGTATCATTACCAATGTTCCAGGAACACTGGTAAGAATGGGAGGGTTAGTTAAGAAATGAGACTGTTGTCTGTCT includes:
- a CDS encoding extracellular solute-binding protein translates to MEKKWTKKLLIPSLVSIMALVSACGGGGGTANSGTPAAGTGSGQAADYDKLTSEQLAEKIKSEGSIVSYGMPDTWANLGEIWKGFTTKYGISHTDTDMSSAEELAKFEAEKDKPVADVGDVGITFGPQGKERGVLMAHKNKYWNEIPDWAKDPDGYWAAEYTGTIAFLVNTKKVKNVPKTFDDLLKPEYKGMVSIDDPTRSAQAKAGVLAAAFAHGGNESNIQPGIDFFKKLFKAGNYKPLEVNIANIQKGEIGIGIVWDFNALNWKDQLKMDEITVVIPSDGTVSIPYVAVINKYAPHPYTAKAFNDYLFSDEAQIAYAKGFARPIRNVRLPDDVAKKLLPAEAYASAKNLKDFKKWDETASKTLPSLWEEQVLPEQK
- a CDS encoding ABC transporter permease — encoded protein: MKRKSLLLCVLLLLPSILFLFAFEVLPALNLLASSFTGKEGGFTLEHYQKVLFSKFYIQSMKNSLVLSLFSSFVGLLIGTLTAYGMFRSGENVRKWITTFISITVNFAGVPLAFAFMVILGSNGIVTILFSRLFGINIYDTGFTLYGSVGLSLAYVYFQIPLATLLMFPAFFAIRKEWEEAALILGAGPAQFWWKIGLPLITPALLGTAGILFANAMGAYATAYALTTGIFNILPLRLSRLIAGEVSYEPQLASAIAIILAFIMIGGLWLNQWMLKRYKGTGA
- a CDS encoding ABC transporter permease; the protein is MSRKILIALIYVVVLTYLGMPILATLLFSIADKWDETVLPTTYTLHWYSLMFSDPEVLAAIGRSLLVAGATVLLNLVLFVPTFLMISLFMPSVQGVMRLLAMLPFALPGVILAVGLIQIYSKGILPIAGTFWILLFSYMVACLPYMFNAVINSIQAIDGKRLLEAAQTLGAPLPKIFTQVLIPNILPGIINGSILTFSVALGEFVLANMLVGGQFPTLQVILEKASHKDGHLSSSIVILYFLIVSMASLVLLWLMEKVFNRQADSTGYTSSNKEG
- a CDS encoding ABC transporter ATP-binding protein, with protein sequence MAYVELKQLSKSYKNQHIVKGVTLSINKGEFLTLLGPSGCGKTTTLRMIAGLEDADAGEIWIAGKNVTTLSANERKIGMVFQSYALFPNMTALNNVMFGLRMQKVDKATARERSINLLHRLGLEGQENKLPNQLSGGQQQRVALARALVVEPEVLLLDEPFSALDAKIRESLRDLLKELQRDLGITTIFVTHDQDEALALSDRIAVMEKGEIVQLDKPAKIYSQPASRFVAEFVGTFNFIDAYAVESRKIKFGKFILESAEDVRIGPVTIGIRPESLKMTSDNYSSNFLEGRLTGISLRGNVVRLKCDVESKEFIIDVLNDEDTLELKIGESIRFYVNKEALVFFS
- a CDS encoding glycerophosphodiester phosphodiesterase yields the protein MIIAHRGASVDAPENTLAAFKLAIEQGAQGVEFDVHLTSDKKLCVIHDHTLERTTNLTGPVFAKTMNELQNADAGSWKHPRFRGEKVPEMEEVLSLYTEGTFVNLEIKNGPIFYEGIAKIVSEKILPWKNNLRFLISSFDHKVLEEVYRADPTLPLGILFEARLYNLLSYIRSLPFPVYSCNVWHHYVTPAFVDALHREGIAVYTYTVDKMEDVERMASAGVDGIITNVPGTLVRMGGLVKK